In Candidatus Manganitrophus morganii, the genomic window GGAACACCGATCCGGGTCTCGGATATCGCAAATGTGGCGATCGGACCCGACATTCGGCGGGGGGTGACGGAATTAGACGGCAAAGGGGAGGTGGTCGGCGGGATCGTCGTGATGCGCTTCGGCGAGAATGCGTTAAATGTCATCGACCGGGTAAAGGAGAAGATCAAAGCGATTGAACCCTCTCTGCCGGAAGGGGTTAAGATCGTCCCGACCTATGATCGATCCGACCTGATTCAGCAGGCGATTGAGACACTGAAGCATACCTTGACGGAAGAGCTGCTGATCGTGAGCCTGGTCATCCTCCTCTTTCTCTGGCATCTCCCGAGCGCCATCGTTCCGATCGTCACCATCCCGATTGCGGTCATTTTATCTTTCATCCCGATGTATTACTCCGGGTTGACGTCGAACATCATGTCGCTTGCGGGCATTGCCATCTCCATCGGGGTGTTGGTCGACGGCGCCATCGTGGAAGTGGAAAATGCTTATAAAAAATTGGAGCGATGGGAATCGGCCGGTCGGGTCGGCGATTATCATGAAGTCCGGTTGAAGGCCCTCAAAGAGGTCGGCCCCTCGGTTTTTTTCTCGCTGCTCGTTGTTGCCGTGGCTTTTATCCCGATCTTTACCCTTCAAGGTCAGGAAGGAAGGCTCTTCAAACCGCTGGCGTTTACCAAAAATCTGACGATGGCGATTGCCGCGGTCCTGGCGATCACGTTCGATCCGGCGATGCGGATGCTCTTCACCCGGATGAATCCCTTCATCTTCCGGCCCAAGTGGCTCTCCCGGATCGCCAATCCTCTTCTGGTCGGGAAGTATTATCCGGAAGAGCGGCACCCAATCAGCCGGCCGCTCCAGCGGATCTACCACCCGATTCTGGAGTTTGTTCTGCGACACCGCTGGCCGGTCGTGATCTCCGCCTTCCTCATTGTTCTCCTTACTATCCCGATCTATCTTCGCCTCGGCTCCGAATTTATGCCTCCGCTCAATGAGGGAACGATCCTCTATATGCCGACGACCCTGCCGGGCATCTCGATCACCGAGGCGACCCGGATCCTTCGTCTTCAAGATCAGATGTTGAAAGAATTCCCGGAAGTGGAGCGGGTCTTCGGAAAAATTGGAGAAGCGAAAACTGCCACCGACCCGGCTCCGTTGAGTATGGGGGAGACCGTCATCACGCTGAAGCCGAAAGCGCAATGGCGCGAAGGGATGACCTGGGACAAGTTGATCGCGGAGATGGACAGAAAACTACAATTTCCCGGCGTTGCCAACATTTGGTGGATGCCGATCCAGACCCGGACCGAGATGCTCGCCACCGGTATCCGCAGCAACATTGGAATTAAGGTCTTGGGGCCGGATCTCGAAGAGATCAACCAGATCGGCCGGCGGATCGAAGGGGTTCTGGCGCAAATGAAAGAGACCCGCTCTTCATTCTTTGAGCGGGTGACCGGAGGCTACTATCTTGATTTCGTCATCGACCGGAACGCCGCTGCGCGTTATGGACTTCGGGTGGACGAGATTCAAGAGGTCATTGAAACGGCCATCGGCGGCAAGAATATTTCACAGACCGTCGAAGGCCGGGAGCGCTATCCGATCAACGTCCGCTATGCCAGAGAATTCCGGGATGACATTGAGAAGTTGAAAAGAGTCTTGGTCCCGACGCCGGCCGGCGCTCAGATCCCGATGGCGCAGCTTGCTCAAATTGAATACAACGAAGGGCCGTCGATGGTTAAAAACGAAAACGGCATGCTCGCCGGCATCGTTTTTGTCGACACGGCGTGGTCCGATCTCGGCGGCTATGTGAAAGAAGCGCAGCGGGTCGTCGCGGAAAAGGTGAAACTTCCCCCCGGTTATTCGCTCGTCTGGGCAGGACAGTATGAATATTTGCTCCGAGCCAGAGAGCATTTAAAGGTGGTCCTTCCTCTGACCCTCTTCATTATCTTTCTGCTGCTTTATCTCAATACCGGCTCGACGGTGAAGACGCTGATTGTCTTGCTGGCGCTCCCCTTCTCGGCGGTCGGCGCCATTCTCTTTCTCTTCCTGCTCGATTACAACATGAGCATCGGTGTTTGGGTCGGATTGATCGCCTTAATGGGGCTCGATGCCGAAACCGGGGTTTTCATGCTGCTCTATCTTGACCTTGCCTATGAGGATCGGAAGGCGAAAGGGTTAATGCGTAATGCATACGATTTGAAGGAGGCAATTACCGAAGGGGCGGTGCATCGGCTTCGGCCGAAGGTAATGACGGTGAGCGTGATGCTTCTCGGTCTCCTTCCGATTATGTGGTCGACCGGGACAGGATCGGACTTGATGCGCCGAATCGCCGCCCCGATGATTGGCGGGATTCTCACCTCATTTATTTTGGAGTTGCTGGTCTATCCGGTTATTTATGAAATATGGCGGGAGCGGGAGCTAAAAAGCATGCTCAAATAACTGCGGAAACGTTTTCAGGTGACCCGGAGTTGTAAGTGCGAATTCAAATCTTTCGTCATCAAAATCCCGCTATGGTCCTGACTGAACCAAAAGCCACGCCCCTTCCGAAAGAGACCAGTAAAGGGCCTGTGCCTCCTCTTCAGACAGCGTCAGGCGAAGATCGGGATAACGCCGATCAACGATGAGGCGTCCCGCTTCCCAGGAGAGAGTGGTGGCCGTTTCTTTAACCAGACGCAGCCCCTTTTCAATCCGTCCACAATCACATTCCTGAAGCACAGAAACAATCGAGATCATCAATCCATCCTCAAAGTAGAGCCGGTACCGGGAGGGCATGTCGCCGACCGCCACAAAGACCGATTCGGTGGAGAGAAGGGGAGAAACCGGGGGGGCTGAAGCTTCTGAAGCGTTTGAAGGGGGAATCTCTTTTTCAATCGTCGGAGTGGGAGGGTATTTTTTGAATAAGCGGTATGCCGATCCGGAGGAGACATTCTCCTTACCGAATGAGACGTCGCTGAAGTGAAACTCCTTTAGAGCAAGGCCCTTTATTTTTAAGGTCAGCCGCCGGGCGGAGAGATCGAGAACGGTGTAGACGATCCCTTTCTTGGCGAGATCCAACTCGGTTTGGAGAGTTTTTTCCTTCCGCCGGGCGTCGGATCCTTGCGGATCGGCCTGGAGCGCGGTGCGCGGGACCAGGAGAACGAGAGAGAGCACGAGGATACAAAAGGCCTTTCCCGTGTTGGGAAGGGGCTTGAGTTGGAGAAGAATCAACTGGAAGTATTGCTTCATGATGGGGGTGGGGCTCAGAAGATATAAATCGGCGCCCCGTTCGGCAGGCGTTTGTAGACGACCTCCAGATCTTTATCGGCCATTCTAATACAGCCATGCGTGACGTTCTGCCCCAACATCCGGGTGTAGAGGGTGCCGTGAATGAAATAACCGTTTCCGAAGGAGATCGCATATTCTCCCAGCACGCCGGCCTCGATCCGGTCATCGGCATCGGTCGGCAGGGCCTCCCCTTCTTCGATAAATGCCCAGTCCGGTTTGATCCAGACCGGATTTCGAATTTTCGATTTAACGTGGAACTCACCCCGGGGGGTTTCAAAGAGCCAGCTTCGGCCGGGGTTTTTCGGATCGGTCAAGGTGGTTCCGCTCCCTGTTGAAACCACCGCCTGGTAGACGACCTTCTCTCCCTGTTTCAGGAAGAGGCGGTTTTGAGCCGTATCGACGACGGCATAGATCCCTTTGGGAGAGAGGGATTGAATCGCCTTGCGGAACTTTTTATCTTCGATGTTCAATTTGGATGGGACGGGCTTCTTAAAGCCGGCGGAGGCGACCTTCTTTCCCGAAGGTGTCGAGGCCGCGGTGGCCGGCGTCTTGGTTTCGAAAGAAAAGAAGGAGACCGTGAGGAGAACGATTCCGAGAAGGAAGATCCCCCATCGCGATTTCCATCGGCCGTCTTGAAAGGATCGAAAGCGGTTTCGCATGGCGTATCCTACAGAGCAAAATCGGTCGATGTCAAGTCATTTGTAGTTCCCACGATGGTGACGGGGGTCCCGTTGGGAACCCGGCTGAAGAGGTCATCCATCTGGTCGTTGTCGAGGGCGACGCAGCCCAACGTCTCCTCCAGACCCTCGTTCCTTCCGCCGTGAATTTCGATCAGCCCGCCGAGTCGCTTGGCCCGTTTGATCCGGGTTCGGTCCCGCTCGTTCGGGTAGTTGATCAGCAGGGCCCGGTGGTACTTCGTCTCTCCCAGGTCTTTCTTCAAGATGACCCGGTAGGCTCCTTCGGGGGTGGCCCCGTCGCCGACCGACCGCTTGTCGTTCAGCCCATTGAACCCCAGATTGATCGGATACACCTTGATCGGGCGCTCTCCCTGATAGACGGTCAAGGTTCGTTCGGCCTTGCGGACGACGATCACCGGAGCGGCGTTCCTTCGGGACCAATCGAGTGTTTCGCGCACCCACCGCCGCCAGCGGACCACATTTTTCCGCTCCAGGTAGCGGTTCAGGGTCGCGTTGATCTCCCGCTCGGCCGGTTCGAGAAGGGTCCGGGCCCGTTTTGCCTGCTCGCGCGCGGCGCGATACCGGCCTTCGTCGATGTCGTGCCGGGCCTCCCCGAGGAGGAGCTCCGCCTGAACCGCTTTCTTTCGCGCGGGCCTCGTCAGAAAGAGCTTCTCCGATTGCTCCCGCAGCCGATTGGCGAGCGTCTCCACCGACCGGACCTCTTCAACGGCCGACTCCCGGGTCTTGTTTTTCTTCAAAGAGACCGACTGCAGAAGGATCTCTCCTTCGGACGAGAGGGAGGTCAAGTGGTTGCGGATCTCGTCATATTCCCGAACGACAGACCACCTTGCACGCTCGCGTGAAAAGGTCTCTTTAAGAACTTGGGCCCGTTCTTGATATTGAAGATATTCTTCCGGTGCGAATTCTTTGGCCCCGGTGTTCCAGAGGGCCTTCTCGATCCGGTCCACCTGCTCGAGTTCTATCAGAGGGGGAGGCTCGCTGCAGCCGCTCAGGCTTGCGCCGAAGAGGGCACAAAAAAGGGCCCGAGAGAGGACCCTCCAAAGTGCGGAGGACCCTCCCCGGGCTTTTCCTTCCTTGCGCAATGCGGAATGAAACCGATCTGCCGCCATCAGGCCTTCTTCTTTTTCCCTTTTTTCGACTTTGCTTTCGCCGCCTCGGCCGCTTTCACCTTCTCAACGGCCTGCTCCACTTCGGCGCTGATCGAGTCGGCTTTCTCCTTGATCGGTGTTGCTTTGGAGATGGCGTCGCGGTAGTCGCCGTGGTCGATCGCTTGCTGGACCGCCGGCATCGATTCAGTCAAAGCGGCGACATCAGCATTCAGCGCCGCCAGATCGGCCTCGCTCCCTTTCCCGGCGGGAGCTTGGGCCAAGAGCCCCTCGGCCCTTTGAACGGCCTGCGTTGCGGCCGCTTGGACCTCTACCGCTTGCACCTTCGCCTCTTCTTTTTTCTGGGCGCTGACGCTCTGGAGCTGATCGGCCTCCTGGCGCACCTCGGCGAGCATCTTCTCCGCCTGCTCGTAATCTCGGAATGGCGCCATCTTCTCTTCCTGGGTTTTGACCTCCTGCATTGCGGCGTTCAATTTATCGGAGAGCGCCTTGTCCTCATTCGGCAGGTAGTCCGATGAACCGGCCGCTCGGGTCGTTTCGACCGACTTCTGTGTTGCTTCAATTTCGGCGGTGGGTGCTTTGGAGCATCCCCCCAGTGCCCAGATCGCCACGATCCAGGCCGCCAACGTCACTTTGCCAAAATTCTTCATTGTTTTACTTGTTCTCCTTGTATTTTATTTTGATTCGATTGATCGATCAGGGTATCCCACATGGAAATGCCTGCACACAAACGATCAGATTGTACACCGTTGTCCCGTTCTGCGCAACAATTCTATGTAAAATCTATGTAAAAAAAGTCTTGCCCGCACCCCCCCTCGATCGAAACTTCGGTTTCGTTTCGCCCCGATTCGGCTGGGAGGGCCTCGCCAAGGATCGGTAATGAGTCATTTTGAAATTCCAAAGTCGTCATGCCCGCGGAAGCGGGCATCCAGAGGTTTTAAATCACTGGATTCCCGCCTGCGCGGGAATGACAATCCAGAATTGATTCCAGACTGAGTCACTACCCAAGGATCTCACCTCTTGAATCGTGGTAAGCCTTAACCTATAATCAATCGGACTGTCTTTTTCCATGCTCGGTCATCCCGTTGCGACCGTTCCGGGGTGACGCGCTGCATCATTGATAACAATGCTGTTTTTTCCAAGGCATGATGTCTCTGTGATCTGCCAAAGGAGTTGCTGCATTGATATGAGAGGGGAGATCCGGGTCGAGAGTGAATATGGAAAGGGATCGACCTTCACCGTCCCGCTTCCAATCTGAAATTAACGGAGTAATTTATATGGAAAAGCCCCATCAGCACGAACTCCTTCGAGACAAGCTCGACAGCTACCGTCTGCTCGTTCAAGAGGTGAGGGATTATGCGATCTTCCTCCTCGATCTTCAGGGAAATGTAAATAGCTGGAATGAGGGGGCGGAGCGGATCAAGGGGTACCGGGCCGATGAGATTATCGGCAAGCCGCTTTCGCTCTTTTATCCGAAGCAGGAGATCGAAAATGGGAAGCCGTTCAAAAACCTCGCCGCGGCGCTGAGGGATGGGCGGTTTGAGGATGAGGGGTGGCGGATTCGGAAAGACGGCTCGCGGTTTTGGGCCAACGTGATCATTACCCGTATTCAGGATGACCGGGGAAAGGTGATCGGGTTCTCTAAAATCACCCGCGATCTGACCGAGAAAAAAGAGGCGGAAAATGTGATCAGAACGAGCGAAGCGCGCTTCCGTCTCTTGGTCAACGGGGTCAAAGACTATGCCATCATCATGCTCGACCCCGAAGGGAGGATTACGAGTTGGAATGAGGGGGCGGAGCGGATCAAGGGTTACCGGGTTGAGGAGATTATTGGAAAACACTTCTCGATTTTCTATCCGGAGGAAGACAAGGCAAACGATAAACCGAATGATGAGTTGAAGAAGGCGCTTCAACACGGGCGGTTTGAAGATGAAGGGTGGCGGATTCGGAAAGACGGCTCGCGGTTCTGGGCCGAATCGGTGATCACCTGCATTCGGGACGCGGCGGGAGAAGTGATCGGCTTCTCCAAGGTCACCCGTGATCTCACGGAGCGAAGAGCGGCGGAGAATGAGATCAGAAAAATGAACGTGGACCTGGAGCACCGGGTCAAAGAGCGGACGGCGGAGCTGCAGGCGGCCAACGAAGCGCTCAAGCAGCGGACCAAAGAGGCGGAGGAGGCGAGCCGGATGAAGTCGCAATTCGTTTCCAATGTTTCCCATGAACTAAGAACACCGCTCAATGCCATTATCGGTTACACCTATCTCATCGGCGACCTCTGCAGGGAGGCGGGGGAGGAGCAGCGAACCGCCTTGGAAGGAATCGAGCGGAACGCGGGGGATCTGCTGCAGTTGATCAACGAGGTACTCGATCTGTCGAAGATCGAGGCGGGAAAAATCTCTGTTGAGCAAGGAGAGGTCGAGATGGCCGGTTTGCTCAAGGAGCTGGTGGAAAATATGGGCCGGCTGACGGAGGGGAGGCCGGTCCGGGTCGATTACAAAGTGGCCCCCGATCTTCCCCTGATCGAATCGGATGCCGGAAAGATCAAACAGATTCTGGTCAATCTTCTGTCGAATGCGATCAAGTTTACTCCTGAGGGGAGGGTGACGATGGAGGCGAAGGCTTCCCCTGCGAAGGGGGGGATCGAGGTGGCGGTTCAGGATACCGGCATTGGAATAAAGCCGGAGGCGCTTCCGAAGATCTTCGAGGCGTTCTACCAGTCCGACGCCGACTCCACCCGTGAGTTCGGCGGCGTCGGGCTCGGCTTGAGGATTGTAAAAGACCTGGTCGAGCTACTCCAGGGGGAGATCCGCGTTGAAAGCGAATATGGCAAGGGCTCGACCTTCACCCTTTTCCTCCCTTATCGGCTTTATTATCGTGTTTGATCGGCGGCGGAGCATTGTGTCAAGTCCCTGTCGCGTATAAGACGATAGAGCCTCTTTTCAATCGAGTGTCGAAAGTTTAAATATCCCCATTGCCTCCCGAAATCTTCGAGCCCTTCTTCCAGGCGGATGTGACCATGACGCGCCGGCATGGAGAGGTTGGTTTGGGGGCTGGCGATCGTGAAGGATTTTCTTCGATTATTGAGAGGAGAGATTCGGATCGAAAGCGAACCGGGCAAGCGGTTGATCGTTATTCTGAGTCGATCTTCCCTCCTTGTAAAAAGCCGTTTTATCAAGTAAAATAAAACGTTTTCTGTGCAAGGGGGGGTATGTCTTTACTGACCACGCCGGCGATTGTCCTCGGGAGCATCAAGCTCGGCGAGGCCGATAAGCTGGTTACCTTCTTTACCGTCAAGAAGGGAAAGCTCAAGGGGGTCGCCAAAGGAGCCCGCCGTGTGAAGAGCCGGTTCGGGGCCTCCCTGGAGCCGTTTACCCACTGCAACCTCGTCGTCTTCGAAAAGCCGGGAGACAAATTGGCCCGGGTCAATCAGTCCGACATCGTCCACTCTTTTCAAAAACTCCGGGAGAACTGGGGGGAGATTCATCTCGCCTCTCATATGGCCCATCTGGTGCAGCGGATGACCCCGGAGGGGGAGCAGAATCTCTTGGTCTACCGGCTTCTTTTAGAGGGGCTGACCTTTCTCGAGCGGGGGGCCGACCCGGAGCTCTCCACCCTGCTCTTTGTCGTCCGCCTTGTCTCCTTTTCCGGTTATCAACCCCGTTGGGATCGCTGCCTCAAATGCCATCGGCCGATGGGGGAGCGAATTTACTTTTCCCCCGCCGACGGCGGGACCGTCTGCACCCAATGCGCCCATGGGCCGCTGGCGACGATCTCGCAGGGGACTCTCGCTTTTCTCCGGGCCTCTCAGAAGATGGACTATACCGTCGCCCATCGCCTGAAGCCCTCCCCCGCCATGCGGTCGGAGATCCGGACCATCTTCGGCCAACATATGACCTACATCACCGGGATGCCGGCCCCCGCCTGGGCCGCGGAAGCCCCTTCGGCGCCGAGCCGATCTTAATGTTCCTGTCTTAGTGATCTGTATCACTCCCTCTTTCTTTTGAATGTGCTTTGGTATATATTACTTCCGGCTAAACGTTCATAGGTAAACCGGAGAACCGAAAGCGTGACATTTTGCAACCTCCCCCCTCTACGCACCTCTCCATCGAAACCCCCGGACCAGACACTCGAATGCCTCCTCTGATCGATCCCTTTTCTCGAATCGAAAATACTTTTGCGGCTGCGCACCGTCTCCCTTCCCGTCGTTGGAATGTTGCCTGGATGGTGCTGCTCTGTTTATTTGGATTGATCAGTCCGCTCGAAGCGGCCGAATCCCCGAAACTCCGTTATGAAAAAGCATTGCAACTGGCCCGCGACGGAAAACATGACGCGGCCCTTCCGATGCTTCGACAACTGGCGGAGGAATTTCCGAAAGAGCCTTTCTACCTCTACGATTACATGACGGTGCTCAGCTGGGCGGGACGGGATCAAGAGGTTCTCTCCCTTCGATCGCGCGTCGATCTTGCAGCGGCCCCCCCTTATCTTCTGGAGACCCTCGGCCGATCGGCCCGCAATATCCGGGATTATCCGCTGGCGATCCATTTTTATGAAATGGCGACGAAAAAAGCGCCCGAGCGGGTGGAAAGCGGGCTCGGTCTCGCGCGCGCCTATTCGGATAACGGCGCCCCTCAAAAAGCGATTCCCCTCCTGAAGCGCTTGGATGAAAAACATCCAAAACGAGTCGACATTCTCGAAGCGCTTGCAGAGGCCTACCGGCTCGATCAAAAAAACATCGAGGCATTGGCCGTTTACCACCGGATCCTGCATCTGGATCCGGAACATCGGGAAGCCCGGCGCCAGCGCATCCTGATCGCCGCACAATTGGGGGCCCATGACCTGGCGGCCTCCCTGGCGCGCGAGAAGCCGGAGCTTCTCAGCGATGAAGAGTTTGAAAGAATTATCGGCGATCAGGCGGCGCAGTCGATCCGCTTTCAAAAGGCCGACGCCGCCATCCCGCTTCTCCAAGAGCAATTAAGCCGCCTGGAGGGGCGAGGCCAATCGAGCTCGCCGGCATATCAGCGCGCCCGGTTCGATCTGATGGCGGCTCTCCGGGACCGGGAAAGGATGGAAGAGGCGATCGCACTTTATGAGGCGCTGTCGGCCGAAGGGGTCGAGATGCCCGACTATGCGTTGCGCGCCGCGGCCGATGCCTACATCCACGAACAAGATCCGGAGAAGGCGCGCGATATTTATTTGAAGATTCTGGAGCGCAATCCCGACGATTTTGACGCCAAGCTCGCCCTTTTTTACGCCTATTTTGATACGGGAGAATATTCCTCCGCCCTGAAATTGATCGATACAGTGGCCGCCGAAGAGCAGGACCCTTCGCGAAAGTTGCGCGCCGAATCGGTCGCCGCGATGGGGTATGCCTGGGCGGGGCAGCTCTCCAAGGCTCAACGGCGTTTTGAATTATTGTTGGAGCGGCAACCGAACGATCCCTATCTCCACTCGAACCTTGGATATGTTTATTTGTGGCGGGGCTGGCCGAGACGCGCGAAGGAAGAATTCCAGCTGAGCCAGTCGATCGAACCGGAGGTGCTCGATGCGCAGATCGGCGAGGTCGGAGCGGAGCGCGATCTTTTCGAATTTCGCGCTGCGGAAGAAGGGATCATCGGGCTTGAAACACGCTACCCGGATCATCGTCAGGTAGAAAGACTCCGGCGGAGTTGGAACATCCACAACATGCGGGAGCTGCGGGTGGCGGTGTCGGGCCGGCACAACAGCGGGACACAGGAGGGGGCGAAAGATCTCGCGATCGATCTCCTGCTCTACTCGCGTCCCCTCGATTACAATTATCGCGTTTTTGCGCATGGGTTTTACAGCCGCTCCGAATTTCCGGAAGGGGACGGCCTCTACCGGCGTTACGGCGCGGGCCTCGAATATCGCGCGCGGGATATCAAAATCGAGGGGGAGCTTTCGACCGGCGCTTCGCCCGATACCGAATTGGGGCTCAGCCTGCGCGCCGCCTGGATGCCGAATGATTTCTGGACCTGGGGGGCGACTCTGGACACCTACAGCAACGACGTGCCGCTGCGGGGCCGCCTCAACGAAGAGGTGAAGGGTTGGTCGGTCGGCCTGAGCGCCGGTTATCGATTTCACGAATCCCGTTCAATCGGGGCCGGAGTCCAATGGCTCGATTTCAGCGACGGCAACCGCCGGATCACCTATTCCTTGGTCGGATATCAACGTTTGATCAACCGCCCCACCTACAAACTCGATGGCCGGCTCGGCTTCTACGGCTCCAACAACACGCTGGAGAACGCCTCGTATTATAATCCGAGCAGCGATCTGTCGGCCGAAATCGGCTTGACCAACGAGTGGCTGGTCTTCCGCCGTTATCAGCGATCATTTTTACATCGCCTCGGAGGGACGGTCGGAACGTACCTGCAGCGCGGTTTCGGATCGAACGGCACCTGGGGCGTTTTTTATGAGCATGAGTGGAATCTGAACGATCGGCTCTACCTGCTCTATGGGGTCGGACGCTTCCGCCCCGTTTACGACGGCGTTTCAGAGACATCGATCCGCTGGTATGTGACATTGAACTGGAGATTTTAGGCATGATCCGACGGGCGGGTCTCGCGCTTCTCATCATCATGATCGGGGTGACCGGGTTTTCCCCTTCACCGGCCATGGCCGAGAATCGCTTTACCGTTCTCGCTTATCACGACGTTCGGGATGAAGGGGCCGAGCCGGGGGTGGTCACCCTCCGGACCGAGACCCTCGTCGCGCACTTTTCCTGGCTGCGGGAGCAAGGTTATAAAGTGATCAGCCTCGAAGAGATCGTGGCGGCGAATGAGGGACGGCGCCCGCTTCCGGACAATGCGGTGTTGCTGACGTTCGACGACGGCTATCAAAGCATGTACACGCGGGTCTACCCTCTCCTCAAGTTGTTCAACTACCCCGCCGTCGTCGCGGTGGTCGGGAAGTGGATGGAAGCCGGTTCCGGCGAGCGTGTCGCCTACGATAAGGAGCAGGTGCCGCGGGAACGTTTTCTTTCCTGGAGCCAGGTGAAAGAAATGGTCGATTCCGGTCTGGTGGAGGTTGCCTCTCACAGCGATGACCTGCACCAAGGCCTTCTTGCCAATCCCCAGGGAAATGATCAGCCGGCGGCCACGGCGCTCCGATACGACGCGGAGAGCGGCCGTTACGAAACGGGAGAGGCCTATTTACAACGGATCCGCCGTGATCTCTCTCAAAGCATTCAGGCGATCGAACGACACACCGGCCGGAAGCCGCGCGCCGTCATCTGGCCTTACGGCAGCTACAACCGGGAAACGATCGAGATTGCACGATCGCTCGGCATGACAATCACGATGGGGCTCGACGGCGGACCGAATGACGCAAGCGACCTCTCGGCGCTCCGCCGGGTGTTCATCATGAACAACGCCTCGCTGGCCGATCTTGTTTCAGACCTGCGTCACTTTGCTCCGCCGCGCCGGATCCGGGTCGCGCAGGTCGATCTCGACTATATTTTTGATGAAGATCCGGCGCGGCAGGAGCAGAATCTCGGTCTTTTACTCGACCGGGTCAAACAACTCGGCATCAACACCGTTTATTTGCAGGCCTTCGCCGACCCCGATGGGAACGGCAGCGCGGAGGCGCTCTACTTTCCGAATCGCCATCTCCCGGTTCGCGCCGATCTTTTTAATCGCGTTGCCTGGCAATTGCACAAACGGGCCGGCGTGCAGGTCTATGCCTGGATGCCGGTGCTTGGATTTACATTTAAAGAGGATCATTCCCTCTCGAAGTTCTCGGTACAAACGGAAGCGCCAAGCAGAGCTTCACATGGACCGACCGGACACCCTCGGCTTTCGCCTTTTCATCCGGCGGTCCGGAATGCGATCGGAGAGATTTATGAAGACCTGGCTAAGCAGGCTTATTTCTCCGGCCTTCTCTTCCATGATGATGCTTATCTTTCCGATTTCGAAGATGCCGGGCCCTGGGCGCTGGTTTATTACAGAGACCGATGGAGCCTGCCGCATTCCATCGCCGAGATTCGCCGCTCTCCCGAATTGCACAACAAATGGAGCCGGCACAAGACCGAACTCCTTGTCGATTGGACAAAAGAGCTCGCCGATCGGGTCAGGGTGTTTCGTCCCGAAATCAAAACGGCCCGGAATCTCTATGCCGGCGTGGTTTTGAATCCCGAATCGGAACAATGGTTCAGCCAGTCTCTCCCGGTCTTTCTGGAGAGCTACGATTACACCGCAGTGATGGCGATGCCCTATTTGGAAGGGGCCGAAGATCCCGATCAATGGCTGCAAACGCTGGTCCGGCGGATCGCCGCCGTTCCCGGCGGGCTGGACCGGACGGTTTTTGAATTACAAAGCGTCGACTGGAAAACCAAAACGCCGATCGAAGGGAAGACGCTCGCCCGGCAGATGCAGCTGCTCAGGAGAAACGGCGCACTTAATCTCGGTTATTATCCGGACGATTTTATCAAGGGGCATCCGGAGTTGTCCGAGATACAACGGGGAATGTCGTTCAGCCCCAACTCAAACAAGTAGGCAGGAATGGCCGATCTCTTCGCACAGTTTCTTTCAGTACTCTATCAGTTTCTTTTTTATTACCCGTTCTTCATGGCCTATCTTTGGATGATCGGCGCCCTCTTTTATTT contains:
- the recO gene encoding DNA repair protein RecO, which codes for MSLLTTPAIVLGSIKLGEADKLVTFFTVKKGKLKGVAKGARRVKSRFGASLEPFTHCNLVVFEKPGDKLARVNQSDIVHSFQKLRENWGEIHLASHMAHLVQRMTPEGEQNLLVYRLLLEGLTFLERGADPELSTLLFVVRLVSFSGYQPRWDRCLKCHRPMGERIYFSPADGGTVCTQCAHGPLATISQGTLAFLRASQKMDYTVAHRLKPSPAMRSEIRTIFGQHMTYITGMPAPAWAAEAPSAPSRS
- the pgaA gene encoding poly-beta-1,6 N-acetyl-D-glucosamine export porin PgaA, which gives rise to MVLLCLFGLISPLEAAESPKLRYEKALQLARDGKHDAALPMLRQLAEEFPKEPFYLYDYMTVLSWAGRDQEVLSLRSRVDLAAAPPYLLETLGRSARNIRDYPLAIHFYEMATKKAPERVESGLGLARAYSDNGAPQKAIPLLKRLDEKHPKRVDILEALAEAYRLDQKNIEALAVYHRILHLDPEHREARRQRILIAAQLGAHDLAASLAREKPELLSDEEFERIIGDQAAQSIRFQKADAAIPLLQEQLSRLEGRGQSSSPAYQRARFDLMAALRDRERMEEAIALYEALSAEGVEMPDYALRAAADAYIHEQDPEKARDIYLKILERNPDDFDAKLALFYAYFDTGEYSSALKLIDTVAAEEQDPSRKLRAESVAAMGYAWAGQLSKAQRRFELLLERQPNDPYLHSNLGYVYLWRGWPRRAKEEFQLSQSIEPEVLDAQIGEVGAERDLFEFRAAEEGIIGLETRYPDHRQVERLRRSWNIHNMRELRVAVSGRHNSGTQEGAKDLAIDLLLYSRPLDYNYRVFAHGFYSRSEFPEGDGLYRRYGAGLEYRARDIKIEGELSTGASPDTELGLSLRAAWMPNDFWTWGATLDTYSNDVPLRGRLNEEVKGWSVGLSAGYRFHESRSIGAGVQWLDFSDGNRRITYSLVGYQRLINRPTYKLDGRLGFYGSNNTLENASYYNPSSDLSAEIGLTNEWLVFRRYQRSFLHRLGGTVGTYLQRGFGSNGTWGVFYEHEWNLNDRLYLLYGVGRFRPVYDGVSETSIRWYVTLNWRF
- the pgaB gene encoding poly-beta-1,6-N-acetyl-D-glucosamine N-deacetylase PgaB, whose product is MIRRAGLALLIIMIGVTGFSPSPAMAENRFTVLAYHDVRDEGAEPGVVTLRTETLVAHFSWLREQGYKVISLEEIVAANEGRRPLPDNAVLLTFDDGYQSMYTRVYPLLKLFNYPAVVAVVGKWMEAGSGERVAYDKEQVPRERFLSWSQVKEMVDSGLVEVASHSDDLHQGLLANPQGNDQPAATALRYDAESGRYETGEAYLQRIRRDLSQSIQAIERHTGRKPRAVIWPYGSYNRETIEIARSLGMTITMGLDGGPNDASDLSALRRVFIMNNASLADLVSDLRHFAPPRRIRVAQVDLDYIFDEDPARQEQNLGLLLDRVKQLGINTVYLQAFADPDGNGSAEALYFPNRHLPVRADLFNRVAWQLHKRAGVQVYAWMPVLGFTFKEDHSLSKFSVQTEAPSRASHGPTGHPRLSPFHPAVRNAIGEIYEDLAKQAYFSGLLFHDDAYLSDFEDAGPWALVYYRDRWSLPHSIAEIRRSPELHNKWSRHKTELLVDWTKELADRVRVFRPEIKTARNLYAGVVLNPESEQWFSQSLPVFLESYDYTAVMAMPYLEGAEDPDQWLQTLVRRIAAVPGGLDRTVFELQSVDWKTKTPIEGKTLARQMQLLRRNGALNLGYYPDDFIKGHPELSEIQRGMSFSPNSNK